The proteins below are encoded in one region of Paenibacillus albus:
- a CDS encoding YfbR-like 5'-deoxynucleotidase, which translates to MGIHMYFRSLNELERIIRCPGKFKFEEHSVAAHSWKVVQYAKTLADIEEKNGAIINWKKLYEITSSHDYGEIFIGDIKTPVKHASPQLRQLIQQVEEGMVHKFIEEHIPDEFKQIFHNQLREGKDGSVEGLILEAADKMDQVYEAFAELQRGNTEKEFVKMYRDALIKIKQIKLHCVEYFLTSILPDMINDEITSSIDIKRITEEALAHDTND; encoded by the coding sequence ATGGGCATTCATATGTACTTTCGATCGTTGAACGAGTTGGAACGAATCATTCGCTGCCCGGGTAAATTCAAGTTTGAAGAACATAGCGTTGCCGCACATTCGTGGAAGGTTGTCCAGTATGCGAAGACGCTTGCGGATATTGAAGAGAAGAACGGCGCAATCATTAACTGGAAGAAGCTGTACGAGATTACGAGCAGTCACGATTATGGCGAGATCTTCATCGGCGATATTAAGACACCGGTCAAACACGCCTCGCCGCAGCTTCGCCAGCTCATCCAGCAGGTGGAGGAAGGGATGGTTCATAAATTTATCGAGGAGCATATCCCCGATGAGTTCAAACAGATTTTCCATAACCAGCTGCGCGAGGGCAAGGACGGCTCCGTTGAGGGCTTAATTCTTGAAGCGGCTGACAAAATGGATCAGGTATACGAGGCATTCGCTGAGCTGCAGCGGGGAAACACGGAGAAAGAGTTCGTGAAGATGTACCGTGATGCGCTGATCAAAATCAAACAGATTAAACTGCACTGCGTCGAGTATTTCTTGACCAGCATCCTGCCGGATATGATCAACGATGAGATTACGTCGAGCATCGATATTAAACGAATTACCGAAGAGGCGCTCGCGCATGACACCAATGACTAA
- a CDS encoding MBL fold metallo-hydrolase — protein sequence MIKLQDGPLTLFESALYKTMSAVVETSDAVIIVDPCWLPHEVEEIRQYVDALAGNRPKYMLFTHSDYDHIIGYGAFPDAAVIASAALADKTEADKEAIREQIRDFEHSYYLERDYEIAYPVVTHRAEADGQVLDLGHSSNSGDGTRLTFYLSPGHNDDGIYTVIEPIGLLFAGDYWSDLEFPYIYFSSTEYEASITKLDTILAKHAITRLIPGHGNSTTDQTEMKRRQQADFAYIAAMREAVRAGDQATIDGLIEGCKFPRNMRKFHRGNQTLFERELKGSGHSGS from the coding sequence ATGATCAAGCTGCAAGACGGGCCGCTCACTCTGTTCGAGAGCGCGCTGTATAAGACGATGTCCGCGGTCGTGGAGACCAGCGATGCAGTCATCATTGTGGACCCGTGCTGGCTGCCGCACGAGGTGGAGGAAATTCGGCAGTATGTGGATGCACTCGCGGGCAACCGCCCGAAATACATGCTGTTCACCCACTCCGATTACGATCACATCATCGGGTATGGAGCTTTCCCGGATGCAGCGGTCATCGCTTCGGCTGCCTTGGCGGATAAGACAGAAGCCGATAAAGAGGCGATTCGGGAGCAGATTCGCGACTTCGAGCATTCGTATTACTTGGAGCGGGACTATGAGATTGCCTACCCGGTTGTCACGCATCGCGCAGAAGCAGATGGTCAAGTGCTGGACTTGGGTCATAGCAGCAACAGCGGCGATGGAACACGACTAACCTTCTATCTCTCACCAGGGCACAACGACGATGGCATTTATACCGTCATTGAACCGATCGGGCTGCTTTTCGCCGGTGACTATTGGTCCGACCTCGAGTTTCCGTATATCTACTTCAGCAGTACCGAGTATGAGGCGAGCATTACCAAGCTGGACACGATACTGGCGAAGCACGCCATCACACGTCTAATCCCGGGCCATGGTAACTCTACTACCGACCAGACAGAGATGAAACGCCGCCAACAGGCGGATTTTGCCTACATTGCGGCGATGCGCGAAGCGGTCCGAGCCGGCGACCAAGCAACAATCGACGGATTAATCGAGGGCTGCAAATTCCCGCGCAATATGCGCAAATTCCACCGCGGCAACCAGACATTGTTCGAGCGTGAGCTGAAGGGGAGCGGGCATTCCGGTTCATAG